The Psychrobacter arenosus region CAGACATTTTAATACCGACGATGATGATGGCGACATCAGTGTCGATATTATTGCTTTGACGGGGGTGGCGCAGGAGCAGGTTTCGACAGTAAGGGATGAGGCGACAAACCACCCTGATAAATCGGATAAGCAGGATAAACATAACAAGAAAAAAGAAGAAGCAGAAATTACGTTAGCATCATTGGCAACCATTCCCAAAGGGATCAGTACGCAGCGCATAGACGACCATACTTGGCGGGTATATCGACTTAATAGCTTGGACGTTAATGACGATATTGACCGCGCTATTATCGTCAGACAGCGTACTGAATTTCGCGATGACCTAGCCCAATCGAGTGCTTGGCAGTCTTTTTTACCATTGACCCTGGCTATGGTGCTATTAACCCTACTATTGCCCTTTATCATGTGGCGAATGTTTAAGCCAGTACGACAATTACACCAAGAGATTAATGCGCGACAAGAGAGTGATTTAGCGCCGTTAGCGAGCGATAATCTGCCGACCGAATTGCTGCCGTTAGTGGCGTCGCTGAATCGACTATTAGCGTTGGCCAAAACCCATATTGAGCGGCAACAGCGCTTTATTGCGGATGCTGCACACGAGTTACGCTCACCGCTGACAGCGACGTCCTTACAACTACAACGCCTGCAACGGCTACCGCACGATGAGACCATGGCAGCAGGTTTAGACAAGCTAGCGCTGCGGTTAAAACGCAACCAACAACTGGTCGAGCAACTGCTGACCTTAGCGCGGGCAGGCAACGTCAATAGTGTCAATGAGCCGGTCGATATCAGGCCTATTACCGAGCAAGCGGTCGGATTGCTAGTGCCTATTGCCGACCATCAGCAGATTGATTTAAGTGTCGAGCTACAGACAGATGGTCAAGTAAATGCCGATGCGACCTCGTTACTGTTATTAATTAAGAACCTGCTGCAAAATGCTATCGTTTATACTCCGGCAGGCGGGCAGGTAGCGGTGAAGCTGTGGCGGTTGGCAGAAGGTCAGCGTGTTCATGATGCCGCGTTTGGCACTCAGGTTATTGCTACCCATCAAAGCCGTCAGCAAAGTCATCAGCAACGGCCAGTTACCCCGAGCCGATTAATTCTACAAGTGATGGATTCCGGACCAGGGATTGAGCCTACAGATTATGAGCGGGTCTTTGAGCCATTTGTACGCTTGAGTCAACGGTCGCAAGCCACGGATACCCCTATGACGGATATGACCGTAACGGCACGTTCTGACAGTGCAGTCAAAACCACGGCTATAGACGGCACTGGCTTGGGATTGTCTATCGTTAAGTCTATCTGTGAGCAGGCAGGTATTGCAGTGTTTTTATCGTGGTCGCCGTTGGTTAACGAGCCTTCTATTGATGAGCCTGCTATTAACGACCCCGCTATTAGTCAAACGGGTCACAGCGCTCAGCAAGGTCTATGTGTGACACTAGTATTTTAGTAATGAAAATGACCTAAAAAAAAGGCCACTCTTATTAATTAAGAGTGGTCTTTTTTTATATAAATAAGTTTTGGTTCAATTGATTTTAGGATAATAAGCTTTTAGTTAAGTAAGGGAAGCTACTGCTTTTCCGCCAGCATCCTATCGACCGAAGACATGGTGTATTCCTCGCCAAAAGCATCGGCAGGCTCTTGTAGCCAGACATAGCAGACCAACCAAGCGATGAAGGCACCGGCTGCAATCACGTAAAAGAACTGGTTGGGCTCAACGAAGGTGAATAGGAACAGATAAAATACTGCGCCCACGTTGCCATAGGCTCCAGTCATGCCTGAGATTTGCCCCGTTAAGCGGCGTTTAATCGACGGGATAACCCCAAACGTAGCGCCTTCTGCACCCTGAACAAATACCGAGCAGATAATGGTGATACAGACGGCAAAGAATAGCGGCCACGACTCATTCAGCATGCCCATCGCTACAAAGCCTAAGCCAATGCCAAACATATACACCAGCATCACTTTACGGCGACTGCCGACCCGATCAGAGATGTAGCCGCCGAGCGGGCGTGCCCACAGATTCACAAAAGCAAAGGTAGAGGCAATCAGACCGGCTGAGGTGGCGTCTAACTTCCAGGTTCCTTGGAAAAACATCGGTAGCATGGAGACCACTGCCAACTCTGCGCCAAAATTGGCAAAATAGGAGATATTCAGGGCGGCTACCGAGCTAAACGAATATTTATCGTCTTCCGGGATGCCGGCTTTGATAATAGGAATATTCACGCTAAGGGCTTTATAAATTTGATAAATTACCATGACAGCGATAGCGCCATAGCAGACCCAAGCCCCGGTCTCGCTTAAAAACCCCATGCTTTGGGTGCGATACACCAACACCGAGAGGATGCCATATAGCGGAATGATAAACAGGCAATATAACCACAGGTCACGCCAAGTGGAAACTTCTAGTGCACCCGATTTGCGCGATTTTTTATGGGTATCGGCAGTCGGACCATCGGTCACTAAAAACCAATACGCTACCCCGTAAATCGCCATAATTAACCCTGATGCTGCAATTGCCCAACGCCAACCATCGTCACCACCGAAGAATTGTAGCGCCACAGTTGGAATAGTAATGGCAGCTGCGGCGGAACCAAAATTGCCCCAACCGGCATAAAACCCTTCGGCAAAGCCAATATCTTTAGGCTTAAACCAAAGAGTGGTCATATGAATACCGACCACGAAACCGGCGCCGACAATCGACATAAACAGCCGTGAGACAAACAACTGGGTAGCGGAGTTACCAAAGGCAAAGAACCAAGTGGGGATGGCCATGACCACCATCAATACGGAAAACACGCGACGAGGGCCAAAACGGTCTAGCGCCATGCCGACGACCACCCGGCCCGGAATCGTCAAAGCGACGTTGGCAATCAAAAATAGCTTGATGTGTTCTGAGGTGAGGTAGCTCTCCGCCGCCAACATTGACGAGGCGAGCGGCGCCATATTAAACCAAACGTAAAAGGTGAGAAAAAAAGCAATCCACGTATAGTGCAGCGCTCTAATCTCACGACGTTCCATCTCTAGCAGCTCTTTGGCGTGCATAATTTACCTTCTCTTCAAGCGACATTAGCGTGGCAATAACTGGCTAAGATATGAGCGTTAGCCAGAGACAGTTCACCAGATACCACTAGCAATAAATACTGTCTTGATAATGAAAGTAAAATAGCAATTAAGGGGTGGGTCGCCTATTGCGCCAAAGCCGTATAAAAGTGGGTTTCGCTACTTCCAAAGAGGCAGAGAGAAGTAGTCTGAAGGCAGTGGCTAAGCATGCTATAGAGGTATTGTTAGACAGCTTTTTTAAGGAAGGGTTTTTAGGTAAGTGGTTTTAGGTAGGTTGTTTTAGGCAGTTATTTAAGTAGATATTTTTTATTCACCCATAAAAAAGCGGCAAGGTAAGCTACCCTGCCGCCGGTTTAGTTTGGACTGTATGACACTTTAAAAGATTAGCTTAACGGCCTAAATGCAAATACTGCATATGACGCTCATACTGATTGAGGATATCGACCAGCACTTGTTCTTTGGTATAGCCCACTAAATCATACTCTTGTGAGCCATCACGTAAGAACACTTCAGCGCGGTAGTAGTAATCCGAATCTTTAATCGTGGTCTTGAGCGTGAAGTTCGGTCGTGGTGCTTTGACCAAATACACATCGTAGATAAAGTCGTCTTCGCTACCATGGCCCACATGCAGGCTTAAGCCTTCGAGCTGATCAGCACTGGCTTCATGCGCGATAACGGTTGCGGTCAAGCCACCAGCGGTCAGTTCAGCTGTGACATCTTGCATGGCCGGTAACACAGAAGCTTGCATAAAGCGGCGCACTTGCTTGCCATCTGGGAAGCTGACGATACGTTGCAAGCGAGCCTTCCAGTTTTTACCACTGTTCAACACGTTGGCGGTATCGACGGTGCTGGCTTTGCGGTATTGCCCTTCTTCTTTGAGCGACTTCCACATAGACACCATGTAGAGCACTAAGATGATGGAGAAAGGCAGACCGGCGATGACCGAGACCGACTGTAGCGAGCTAAAGCCGCCAGCAAACAACAAGCCTAGAGTAATAAGACCGGTAGCCGCTGCCCAGAATAAACGCAACCAAACGGGGGCATCGGCGTCGTTCGATAGACCACGGCTGCTCAGGTTAGCCAGTACTAAAGCGCCTGAATCCGCAGAGGTGATAAAGAATACAAGACCAATTACCACGCCTGCTAGCGATAACACGTCGCTATACGGGTAGTATTCGAATAAGGCAAACATGCCCATCGCCGCGTCATTGACCGCGACTTCACCTAAAGCCGTCGCGCCATTGGCGACTAGGTCAATAGCTGAGTTACCAAAGATAGAGAACCAAGCAAAGATAAAGCCGAGCGGGATAAACATCACGCCGAAGACAAACTCACGTAGGGTACGGCCACGGCTAATACGGGCAATAAATAGGCCCACAAACGGTGCCCAAGCCACCCACCATGCCCAGAAGAATACGGTCCACCAAGATTTCCATTCAGCGCCAGACTCCCCGTCATAAGCGTAAACATCAAAAGTTTTGGCGACTAAAGTATCAAAATAAACCCCGATATTCTGAGTAAAGGTATTCAGCAAATAGACAGTATTGCCCATCACTAAAATAGCGACCAGCAATAAAATCGCGGATAGCATGTTAAATTCGGAGAGACGACGGACGCCTTTTTCCACCCCGGTCATTGCCGATATGGCAGCAGCAACGACGACAAACACGATGATTAAGGTTTGTACCATCTTGCTCGATTCGATGCCAAACACATGGGTCAGGCCAGCATTGGCTTGCAGTACGCCAATACCCAGACTAGTAGCAATCCCCATCAACGTACAGACGACACCAAAGGTATCGACGCTATCACCCAACCAGCCTTTAATCAGCCGCTCACCAAAGATAGGCGTCAAGGCGGAGCGTAAAGCTAGGGGCATATTTTTTCGGTAAGCGAAGTAGGCGAGTGCCATACCGATGAGGGCGTAAATACCCCAACCATGTAAACCCCAATGTAAAAAGGCTTGCGGGACGGCAGCGCGCATTGCTTCAGCGCTGGCAGGATCTAGCCCCGAATGTGGGGTCAGGTAATGCATCAGCGGCTCGGACGCGCCAAAAAATAACAGGTCAATACCGATACCGGCAGAGAACAGCATCGCGGCCCAAGCTAAAAAGGGGAACTGGGCTTTTTCGTGGTCTTGCCCCAGTTTGATATCGCCGTAGCGGGAGAAACCCACAAATAAAGAAAATATGCTGTAGGCGGCAATCACCAGCATGTAATACCAGCCAAAATTATCAGAGACCCAACGCATCGCGGTACCCAATAAGGTCTCGCTATAAGTGGGGAAGGCTATGGTCCAAATAATCAAAAGTATCGAAATTATGGCCGCGCCGGCAAACACTGTTTTATTTAACGTCAGTGGTTGGACAGCGGGGCCAGAGCTCGGGCTTTGCATGTAGTATCCTCGAGATAGCATTCCAGTAATGGAAGAAATAGTTATGGTCAATAATTGCGATAAGAAACTCAGAAGCTAGCTTAGGATTAATTTGACCCGGCTAGCTCCAAGCGTCTAGGTTGAGTGTAGCCATCACGGCTAGGGGTGGATGGGGGAGGGTTGAGCTTGCTATTAAACTACGCCGTAGCTATTAAACTAAGCCTTATAAAGTCGCATAGGCTCACCGCGTAAAGGCATACCATTAGCAACGAAGTAGTCCGCCGTCGAGCGAGGTAATTGTCTACCGCGCATCTTATCAACGATTTTTTCTGCCAACATAATGGTGGTGGCGTTTAAGTTACCGCTAATAATATTAGGCATGATAGAAGCGTCGACTACCCGCAAGCCATCGATACCGTGTACCAGACCTTCGCCGTTGACGACCGCCTCGTTATGCTCGCCCATCGCACAAGTACACGAAGGGTGGTAAGCGGTCTCGCCATGTTCGCGTACGTATTCATCGAGCTGAGCATCTGTAACCAAATCTTCGGTCGGTGACAGCGCGCGGCCACGATAAGGGTCTAGCGCCGGCTGATGGATAATCTCACGGGTGATGCGCATGGCAGCGCGAAACTCTTGCCAGTCTTGCTCGTGCGACATATAGTTAAACAAGATGCTGGGATGGGCGTTCGGATCGCGCGAGGTGAGTTTGACACGGCCACGGCTCGGTGAGCGTAATGAGCCCACGTGAGCTTGGAAGCTGTGCGCATCGCTAGCATTACGACCGTCATAACGTACCGCTAGTGGCAAGAAGTGATACTGGATATTAGGGTGGGTAAACTTCTCATCGGTACGGATAAAGCCACCGGCTTCAAAATGGTTGGTCGCGCCCAAGCCCGTGCCTCTAAACAGCCATTCGGCACCGATAGGCGGCTTATTCCACCATTTGTTCGCAGGGGCAATAGAGACCGGCTGGAGGCACTCGTATTGCATGTATAACTCAAGATGGTCTTGTAGATTATTACCAACACCTGGCAGGTCTAGCACTTCCGTAATGCCCAAATCTTTGAGCCACTGACCAGGACCAATCCCTGAGCGCTGCAGCAACTGCGGCGAGGCAATCGCACCCGAAGAGACGATGACTTCACGCGAGGCATGGAAGTGTTTGGTCTGACCTTCATGTTCGACTTTCACACCAACCGCTCGTTTGCCATCAAACAGAATCACATCCGTCAGCGCACCCGTCAAAATGGTGATGTTGCTGCGGGGCTTAGCGCGGTCTAGATAACCACGAGCGGTAGAGGCGCGGCGACCATTCGGCGTAACAAAGCGGTCCATTGGGCCAAAGCCTTCTTGCTGATAGCCGTTAAGATCGTCAGTACGCGGATAACCGGCTTGCACGCCCGCTTCAATCATCGCTTCAAATAATGGGTTGACCCCAGGTTTGGAGGTGGTCATTTCGACCGGGCCGCCAACGCCGTGATAATCGTTTTCGCCAGCATCGCAGTTTTCTGACTTTCTAAAGTAGGGCAGGCAATCTAAATAAGTCCAGTCTTGCAAGCCATCAAGCTTTGCCCAGTCATCAAAGTCTAAGGCGTTGCCCCGGATATAGCACATGCCATTAATCAAGGACGAGCCGCCCAAACCTTTACCACGCCCACAGTCGAGGACGCGATTATTCATATAAGGTTCGGGATCGGTTTTATAACCCCAGTTGTAAGTGGTGCCTTGCAATGGCATGGCAAGCGCTGCCGGCATCTGCGTGCGGAAATCGAGGCGATGATCGGGGCGTCCGGCCTCGAGCAGCAATACTTTGATACTGGCATCTTCGGTCAGACGGGTAGCGAGCACGTTGCCCGCAGAGCCTGCTCCGACGATGATATAGTCAAACTCTTTGGTCATCGTTGACATAAAATTCCTTAATTTCTAATTTATTCGTATTGTCTTTACTGCATTCGTTCATTGGGACGGCTAAGGCTTAAAAAGATAAGCAACAGCCCACCAAGCCTATCTAGTTGGCTAACCCATAAACTGATTTAAAATACCGATTCAAACTTGCCCAATTCCACTTGGATAGATTTGGTTTGCGTGTAGTGCTTTAGGGTCTGCATGCCATTTTCGCGGCCCACACCTGAGTGCTTATAGCCACCAACAGGCATTTGCGCTGCCGACTCGCCCCAAGTGTTTAACCAGCAGATACCGGCTTCAATTTGCGCGATGACGCGATGCGCACGAGTTAAGTCGCTAGTTACGACCCCAGCCGCCAAGCCATATTCAGTAGCATTAGCGCGCTCAATCACTTTTTCTTCGCTCTCGTAAGTCAAGATAGACATGACCGGGCCAAAGATTTCTTCGCGCACTATGGTCATCTCATCACTGCAATCGGTAAACACGGTTGGCGCAACATAAGCACCATTGGCCAAGTCGCCTGTAGTGACACGCTCGCCACCGCACAATAAGCGCGCACCGCCTGCCTTACCTTGTTCGATATAGTCGAGGACCCGTTGCATATGTGGGAAGCTCACTAGCGGCCCCATCGTGACGTTCTCATCCATCGGGTCGCCTAGTTTGATACGGGCTACCCGCGCGACGATGGCTTGTTCAAAGTCTGCTTGCATGGCTTTAGGAATGAACACGCGCGTGCCATTGGTACAGACCTGACCGCTGCTATAGAAGTTCGCCATCATGGCAATATCTGCCGCAGTATCGATATCAGCATCGTCAAAGATAATGAGCGGAGACTTACCACCCAACTCCATTGTGATATCTTTCAGTGAAGAGGTCGCCGCCCCTGACATGACTTTTTTGCCGGTAGGTACGCCGCCCGTAAAGGATACTTTAGCAATATCCGGATGCTGCGTTAGCGCTGAGCCCACTTCATGGTTGCCCTGCACGACGTTAAAGACGCCATCCGGTAGGCCGGCTTCGCTAAAGATTTCAGCGAGTCTCAATGCGGTCAACGGTGTAACTTCAGAAGGTTTAAAAATCATAGCGTTACCTGCAGCTAGGGCAGGCGCCGCTTTCCACATAGCAATCTGAATCGGATAGTTCCAAGCGCCAATACCGGCGACCACACCCAATGGCTCTTCACGCGTATAGACAAAGCTGGTCTCGCGCAGAGGAATCTGGCGACCTTCGATCGTGGTGGCCAATCCTGCATAGTATTCAATGACATCAGCACCGGTCACGATGTCGACATATTTGGTCTCAGATACCCCTTTACCGGTATCTTGCGTCTCGAGTAGCGCCAACTCATCGTTACGCTCGCGCAGTATCTCAACTGCCTTGAGTAGGATACGGCTACGCTCAACCGGGGTCATCGCTGCCCAAATCTTCTGACCTTGTTGTGCCGCTTTTACCGCATTATCAATCTGCTCGCTAGTGGTCTGCTGAATCGTGGCGAGTACTTGCCCGGTCGCTGGATTAATAGTCTCAAACGTGGTCAGTGCTGGGTCAACAGGTAGATAGCTGCCGTTAATATAAGCGGTCTGGGTCTGCATGAGATCTGGCGTAGTCGTAGGGTTGGTAATAGGAGACGTGGTCATAAAGATTCCTCGTGGCAGTTATTAAAGTAGCCGTTATTAAAGTGGCAATTAGCAAAGAGATAGGTCATAAAACTATAGGAAATAAAAAAGTAAGTGTGTGTGGCTCTAACGATGCCGCGACTATGATGCGAAGAACCCACTCTGCACTAAAAAACCCAAATTCATAAAAACCGATACGCAT contains the following coding sequences:
- a CDS encoding sensor histidine kinase, producing the protein MIKARPVFKSLQFQLIFWSLLPLLLLAVAAGGYGFWYNYNEVNDFQDDNLKSVAKVLVQTLEAQAEGQAASADVSRDRHFNTDDDDGDISVDIIALTGVAQEQVSTVRDEATNHPDKSDKQDKHNKKKEEAEITLASLATIPKGISTQRIDDHTWRVYRLNSLDVNDDIDRAIIVRQRTEFRDDLAQSSAWQSFLPLTLAMVLLTLLLPFIMWRMFKPVRQLHQEINARQESDLAPLASDNLPTELLPLVASLNRLLALAKTHIERQQRFIADAAHELRSPLTATSLQLQRLQRLPHDETMAAGLDKLALRLKRNQQLVEQLLTLARAGNVNSVNEPVDIRPITEQAVGLLVPIADHQQIDLSVELQTDGQVNADATSLLLLIKNLLQNAIVYTPAGGQVAVKLWRLAEGQRVHDAAFGTQVIATHQSRQQSHQQRPVTPSRLILQVMDSGPGIEPTDYERVFEPFVRLSQRSQATDTPMTDMTVTARSDSAVKTTAIDGTGLGLSIVKSICEQAGIAVFLSWSPLVNEPSIDEPAINDPAISQTGHSAQQGLCVTLVF
- a CDS encoding MFS transporter, coding for MHAKELLEMERREIRALHYTWIAFFLTFYVWFNMAPLASSMLAAESYLTSEHIKLFLIANVALTIPGRVVVGMALDRFGPRRVFSVLMVVMAIPTWFFAFGNSATQLFVSRLFMSIVGAGFVVGIHMTTLWFKPKDIGFAEGFYAGWGNFGSAAAAITIPTVALQFFGGDDGWRWAIAASGLIMAIYGVAYWFLVTDGPTADTHKKSRKSGALEVSTWRDLWLYCLFIIPLYGILSVLVYRTQSMGFLSETGAWVCYGAIAVMVIYQIYKALSVNIPIIKAGIPEDDKYSFSSVAALNISYFANFGAELAVVSMLPMFFQGTWKLDATSAGLIASTFAFVNLWARPLGGYISDRVGSRRKVMLVYMFGIGLGFVAMGMLNESWPLFFAVCITIICSVFVQGAEGATFGVIPSIKRRLTGQISGMTGAYGNVGAVFYLFLFTFVEPNQFFYVIAAGAFIAWLVCYVWLQEPADAFGEEYTMSSVDRMLAEKQ
- the betT gene encoding choline BCCT transporter BetT, with amino-acid sequence MQSPSSGPAVQPLTLNKTVFAGAAIISILLIIWTIAFPTYSETLLGTAMRWVSDNFGWYYMLVIAAYSIFSLFVGFSRYGDIKLGQDHEKAQFPFLAWAAMLFSAGIGIDLLFFGASEPLMHYLTPHSGLDPASAEAMRAAVPQAFLHWGLHGWGIYALIGMALAYFAYRKNMPLALRSALTPIFGERLIKGWLGDSVDTFGVVCTLMGIATSLGIGVLQANAGLTHVFGIESSKMVQTLIIVFVVVAAAISAMTGVEKGVRRLSEFNMLSAILLLVAILVMGNTVYLLNTFTQNIGVYFDTLVAKTFDVYAYDGESGAEWKSWWTVFFWAWWVAWAPFVGLFIARISRGRTLREFVFGVMFIPLGFIFAWFSIFGNSAIDLVANGATALGEVAVNDAAMGMFALFEYYPYSDVLSLAGVVIGLVFFITSADSGALVLANLSSRGLSNDADAPVWLRLFWAAATGLITLGLLFAGGFSSLQSVSVIAGLPFSIILVLYMVSMWKSLKEEGQYRKASTVDTANVLNSGKNWKARLQRIVSFPDGKQVRRFMQASVLPAMQDVTAELTAGGLTATVIAHEASADQLEGLSLHVGHGSEDDFIYDVYLVKAPRPNFTLKTTIKDSDYYYRAEVFLRDGSQEYDLVGYTKEQVLVDILNQYERHMQYLHLGR
- the betA gene encoding choline dehydrogenase: MSTMTKEFDYIIVGAGSAGNVLATRLTEDASIKVLLLEAGRPDHRLDFRTQMPAALAMPLQGTTYNWGYKTDPEPYMNNRVLDCGRGKGLGGSSLINGMCYIRGNALDFDDWAKLDGLQDWTYLDCLPYFRKSENCDAGENDYHGVGGPVEMTTSKPGVNPLFEAMIEAGVQAGYPRTDDLNGYQQEGFGPMDRFVTPNGRRASTARGYLDRAKPRSNITILTGALTDVILFDGKRAVGVKVEHEGQTKHFHASREVIVSSGAIASPQLLQRSGIGPGQWLKDLGITEVLDLPGVGNNLQDHLELYMQYECLQPVSIAPANKWWNKPPIGAEWLFRGTGLGATNHFEAGGFIRTDEKFTHPNIQYHFLPLAVRYDGRNASDAHSFQAHVGSLRSPSRGRVKLTSRDPNAHPSILFNYMSHEQDWQEFRAAMRITREIIHQPALDPYRGRALSPTEDLVTDAQLDEYVREHGETAYHPSCTCAMGEHNEAVVNGEGLVHGIDGLRVVDASIMPNIISGNLNATTIMLAEKIVDKMRGRQLPRSTADYFVANGMPLRGEPMRLYKA
- the betB gene encoding betaine-aldehyde dehydrogenase — encoded protein: MQTQTAYINGSYLPVDPALTTFETINPATGQVLATIQQTTSEQIDNAVKAAQQGQKIWAAMTPVERSRILLKAVEILRERNDELALLETQDTGKGVSETKYVDIVTGADVIEYYAGLATTIEGRQIPLRETSFVYTREEPLGVVAGIGAWNYPIQIAMWKAAPALAAGNAMIFKPSEVTPLTALRLAEIFSEAGLPDGVFNVVQGNHEVGSALTQHPDIAKVSFTGGVPTGKKVMSGAATSSLKDITMELGGKSPLIIFDDADIDTAADIAMMANFYSSGQVCTNGTRVFIPKAMQADFEQAIVARVARIKLGDPMDENVTMGPLVSFPHMQRVLDYIEQGKAGGARLLCGGERVTTGDLANGAYVAPTVFTDCSDEMTIVREEIFGPVMSILTYESEEKVIERANATEYGLAAGVVTSDLTRAHRVIAQIEAGICWLNTWGESAAQMPVGGYKHSGVGRENGMQTLKHYTQTKSIQVELGKFESVF